One region of Wyeomyia smithii strain HCP4-BCI-WySm-NY-G18 chromosome 3, ASM2978416v1, whole genome shotgun sequence genomic DNA includes:
- the LOC129731440 gene encoding uncharacterized protein LOC129731440 isoform X2, with protein sequence MAYQSAVDDIEDEISSWGYSTPLSNYQRSACSLENKPRGRGRGITNPCHMANIRLASEIGDMKAHAIPMGHMATTEELLAQSAENEITPMLRQLGISGHGQDISSKTTRKNPKLEDEIRLDGNLPIILNGDLFESNTTGDSDDGIEVTEKFDPARPLHEQFSTIPELSAIENDCSKTSADTNPLKKTKPNKSKNIPSDDSALGTSTSSSSTQAAKEKNKTKKKKWRKMTPAELTAAQPTLDRYEENYSIGVHDNAMQSVYAPRQLHGANGLKGWSAQY encoded by the coding sequence ATGGCATACCAATCGGCAGTCGATGACATTGAAGATGAAATTAGCTCGTGGGGGTATTCGACGCCCCTATCCAATTACCAACGGTCGGCATGCTCTCTAGAAAATAAACCGAGAGGCCGTGGTCGTGGTATCACTAATCCCTGCCACATGGCAAATATACGACTGGCTTCCGAAATTGGCGATATGAAAGCACACGCCATTCCGATGGGTCACATGGCAACAACCGAAGAGCTTCTAGCTCAGTCAGCGGAAAACGAAATAACGCCGATGCTTCGCCAGCTTGGAATAAGCGGCCACGGTCAAGACATCTCTAGCAAGACTACTAGAAAAAATCCGAAATTGGAAGATGAAATTCGCTTGGATGGAAATTTGCCCATAATACTGAACGGCGACCTCTTCGAGAGTAATACCACTGGCGATAGCGATGATGGTATAGAAGTTACGGAAAAATTTGATCCCGCGCGACCCTTACACGAACAATTCAGTACTATACCCGAGCTCAGTGCAATAGAAAACGATTGTAGTAAAACTAGTGCTGATACAAATCCACTAAAGAAAACTAAGCCGAACAAATCCAAGAATATTCCTTCTGATGATTCTGCGCTAGGCACTAGTACCAGCAGTTCATCTACTCAAGCCGccaaagagaaaaacaaaacaaagaagaAGAAATGGCGTAAAATGACCCCGGCTGAACTGACTGCAGCACAACCGACCCTCGATCGTTATGAAGAAAATTATTCCATCGGAGTACACGATAATGCGATGCAAAGTGTTTATGCACCGAGACAATTGCATGGTGCCAATGGCTTGAAAGGATGGTCCGCCCAATACTGA
- the LOC129728361 gene encoding uncharacterized protein LOC129728361 — MKTGQIARYAIRLNYGQVNEFANPKSTDRNTVRSAALLAALGIGLSSFSMKQMLTQQPKRKF, encoded by the exons ATGAAGACTGGCCAAATTGCAAGATACGCAATTCGTTTGAACTACGGACAG GTTAATGAATTTGCCAACCCAAAGTCGACCGATCGTAATACCGTCCGATCGGCAGCGTTACTTGCAGCGCTCGGAATAGGACTCTCGTCATTCAGCATGAAGCAGATGCTGACTCAGCAGCCCAAGAGAAAATTTTAA
- the LOC129731440 gene encoding uncharacterized protein LOC129731440 isoform X1, protein MSSCSTYEGIEDEISSWGFSVSLSDFERSRQSEENFQLRRNGLGAGRGRGIIDNKYMETIRMVSDINALKAHPFPMGHLATTSEVLEASPENEITPLLRKLGVCGHDGQISSRTTRQVPEHNEEIRLDSKIPVILNGELFGAPLSHSGSDAITSDSDEPYDPKKPLQEQFTTIKEFAQAERLETPDSVIHLSPEGKNNSTCPNSSKLSSSTVSIEISSHSTPANDDSSSATSVTTYSTGEQYSNDQWDEEPLLKKKDQVYTPRQLYQIKKMHTCRVYPVA, encoded by the coding sequence ATGTCTTCCTGTTCCACCTACGAAGGTATCGAAGACGAGATAAGCAGCTGGGGCTTCTCGGTGTCGctatcagattttgaaagaTCTCGACAGTCCGaggaaaatttccagctcaggCGAAATGGACTGGGTGCTGGACGAGGAAGGGGAATCATCGACAATAAGTACATGGAAACAATAAGAATGGTCTCGGATATCAATGCGTTGAAAGCCCATCCTTTCCCCATGGGACACCTAGCTACAACTTCTGAAGTTCTGGAAGCTTCTCCCGAGAATGAAATAACTCCACTGTTACGAAAATTAGGCGTTTGTGGTCATGATGGGCAAATCAGTAGTCGCACCACAAGACAAGTGCCTGAACATAACGAAGAAATTCGGCTGGATAGTAAAATACCGGTCATACTCAACGGTGAACTATTCGGCGCACCTCTGAGTCATTCAGGCTCTGATGCGATAACTAGCGACAGTGACGAACCATATGATCCTAAAAAGCCACTGCAGGAACAATTCACGACAATTAAGGAATTTGCTCAAGCTGAAAGGTTAGAGACACCTGACAGTGTCATTCACCTCAGTCCGGAGGGCAAAAATAATTCCACATGCCCAAATTCTTCCAAACTAAGTTCCTCTACGGTTTCGATTGAAATATCATCTCATTCAACGCCAGCAAACGATGACAGTTCATCCGCAACGAGTGTTACAACCTACAGCACTGGTGAACAGTACTCGAATGACCAGTGGGACGAGGAACCGCTGCTCAAGAAAAAGGATCAAGTGTACACACCGAGGCAGTTAtatcaaatcaaaaaaatgcACACTTGTAGAGTGTATCCTGTAGCTTAA
- the LOC129731441 gene encoding mitochondrial import receptor subunit TOM7 homolog — translation MTLSPDTKERLGVVFEIVKTTFHWGFIPTVLYLGFRKGSEAGMPPLSVMSLLWQ, via the exons atgaCTTTGTCTCCAGATACCAAGGAACGATTGGgtgtggtttttgaaattgttaaAACCACATTCCACTGGGGTTTCATTCCGACTGTGCTGTATTTGG GATTCCGGAAAGGATCAGAAGCAGGAATGCCTCCACTATCGGTTATGAGTTTACTCTGGCAGTAG